Proteins encoded together in one Streptomyces umbrinus window:
- a CDS encoding APC family permease, which produces MADDTADAPPPVGLKANAIGFVDALVIGLNSTSPAYSLAAVIGPIVALVGIYAPGVMVASFVPMLLIASAFYYLNKVDQDCGTTFSWVTRAMGPWAGWLGGWAIAMTGVLVVGSLADVAVSFALLAFGLDSWADNDFVRQSLAVLLILVMTAVCVIGTEVSAKVQNVLILAQVACLIAFVVVALYRVYAGSSSFDSIDPAFKWLNPFGAGGASLTGALLLGVFIYWGWESAVNLTEEVENSATAPGKAGVWSTVVLLVTYLSVGFAVVAYAGTTFLADNADEEEFVFALLATEVMGGWDWVVLLAVSTSALASTQTTIIPASRTALSMARRHALPEHFAHIHPRFRTPDVSTWWVAGIAIAWYVVVNQISTNALFDSLTALSLLIAFYYALTGVACAVYYRRHLTESVRYFVLIGLGPLAGAGLLAWLLVESVSDMADPENSYSGVSWFGLGPPLVIGIGIALIGVVLMVVRRLMSPVFWSERPGVADADLVHGKES; this is translated from the coding sequence ATGGCCGACGACACTGCGGACGCACCCCCACCTGTCGGGTTGAAGGCCAACGCGATCGGCTTCGTCGACGCGCTCGTCATCGGTCTCAACTCCACCTCCCCGGCGTACTCGTTGGCGGCGGTCATCGGTCCGATCGTGGCGCTGGTGGGCATCTACGCCCCGGGCGTGATGGTCGCGTCCTTCGTGCCGATGCTGTTGATCGCCTCGGCGTTCTACTACCTCAACAAGGTCGACCAGGACTGCGGCACGACCTTCTCGTGGGTCACCCGGGCCATGGGGCCGTGGGCCGGCTGGCTCGGTGGGTGGGCCATCGCCATGACCGGAGTTCTGGTCGTCGGATCGCTGGCGGACGTAGCCGTGAGCTTCGCCCTGTTGGCCTTCGGCCTCGACAGCTGGGCCGACAACGACTTCGTACGCCAGTCGCTCGCGGTGCTGCTCATCCTCGTGATGACGGCCGTGTGCGTCATCGGCACCGAGGTGTCGGCCAAGGTGCAGAACGTCCTCATCCTGGCGCAGGTCGCCTGTCTGATCGCCTTCGTCGTGGTGGCGCTCTACCGGGTCTACGCGGGCAGCAGCTCCTTCGACTCCATCGACCCCGCCTTCAAGTGGCTGAACCCCTTCGGAGCCGGCGGCGCATCGCTGACCGGAGCCCTGCTGCTGGGGGTGTTCATCTACTGGGGCTGGGAGTCGGCGGTCAATCTCACCGAGGAGGTCGAGAACTCCGCGACCGCTCCCGGCAAGGCGGGCGTCTGGTCGACGGTCGTGCTGCTGGTGACCTATCTGTCGGTCGGCTTCGCGGTCGTCGCCTACGCCGGTACGACCTTCCTCGCCGACAACGCCGACGAGGAGGAGTTCGTCTTCGCCCTGCTCGCCACCGAGGTGATGGGCGGCTGGGACTGGGTCGTGCTGCTGGCGGTCTCGACGTCCGCGCTGGCGTCGACGCAGACGACGATCATCCCGGCGTCGCGCACGGCACTGTCCATGGCCCGCCGTCACGCGCTGCCTGAGCACTTCGCACACATCCACCCGCGGTTCCGTACGCCGGACGTCAGCACGTGGTGGGTCGCCGGTATCGCCATCGCCTGGTACGTCGTCGTCAACCAGATCAGCACCAACGCCCTCTTCGACTCGCTCACCGCGCTGTCGCTGCTGATCGCGTTCTACTACGCGCTCACGGGTGTGGCCTGCGCGGTCTACTACCGCCGCCATCTGACCGAGAGCGTGCGCTACTTCGTACTCATCGGCCTGGGCCCACTGGCCGGCGCCGGGCTGTTGGCGTGGCTGCTGGTGGAATCGGTCTCCGACATGGCCGACCCCGAGAACTCCTACAGCGGTGTCTCGTGGTTCGGGCTCGGTCCCCCGCTCGTCATCGGCATCGGGATCGCTCTCATCGGTGTGGTGCTCATGGTCGTACGGCGGCTGATGTCGCCGGTCTTCTGGTCGGAACGCCCGGGTGTGGCCGACGCCGATCTCGTCCACGGCAAGGAGTCCTGA
- a CDS encoding saccharopine dehydrogenase family protein, producing MRVLLVGAGGVGTAITRIAARRSFYEHMVVADYDPARAESAVAALGEDEHRFTAVRLDASDTTGVRAALAEHRCDVLLNATDPRFVLPLFDAALTHGAHYLDMAMSLSRPHPTRPYQECGVKLGDAQFERSAEWEAADRLALVGMGVEPGLSDVFARYAADVLFDEIEEIGIRDGANLVVDGYDFAPSFSIWTTIEECLNPPVVYEAERGWFTTPPFSEPEVFDFPEGMGPVECVNVEHEEVLLVPRWLKARRVTFKYGLGDEFIGVLQTLHKLGLDRTDPVTVNGGTETGTGKVTVSPRDVVAACLPDPAGLGDRMHGKTCAGTWVRGTKDGRPREVYLYHVVDNQWSMREYGSQAVVWQTAINPVAALELIASGAWHGSGVLGPEALPPRPFLDLLTEYGSPWGMREDTAVQEDGTDSPAL from the coding sequence ATGCGAGTTCTCTTGGTCGGAGCGGGCGGCGTCGGGACCGCGATCACGAGGATCGCGGCCCGGCGTTCTTTCTACGAGCACATGGTCGTCGCCGACTACGACCCGGCGCGGGCGGAGTCGGCCGTCGCGGCCCTCGGGGAGGACGAGCACAGGTTCACGGCTGTGCGACTCGACGCCTCGGACACGACAGGTGTGCGGGCCGCCCTCGCCGAGCACCGCTGTGACGTCCTGCTGAATGCCACCGACCCCCGCTTCGTGCTGCCGCTGTTCGACGCGGCACTCACCCATGGCGCCCACTACCTGGACATGGCGATGTCCTTGTCCCGGCCGCATCCGACCCGCCCCTACCAGGAGTGCGGCGTGAAACTGGGGGACGCGCAGTTCGAACGGTCCGCCGAGTGGGAGGCGGCGGACCGGCTCGCGCTGGTCGGCATGGGTGTGGAACCGGGCCTGTCGGACGTCTTCGCCCGTTACGCCGCCGACGTCCTCTTCGACGAGATCGAGGAGATCGGCATCCGTGACGGCGCCAACCTGGTCGTGGACGGCTACGACTTCGCCCCGTCCTTCAGCATCTGGACGACCATCGAGGAATGCCTCAACCCACCGGTCGTCTACGAAGCGGAGCGGGGCTGGTTCACCACGCCGCCCTTCAGTGAGCCCGAGGTCTTCGACTTCCCGGAGGGCATGGGGCCGGTGGAGTGCGTCAACGTCGAGCACGAGGAAGTGCTGCTGGTCCCCCGGTGGTTGAAGGCCCGGCGGGTCACCTTCAAGTACGGTCTCGGCGACGAGTTCATCGGCGTCCTCCAGACCCTGCACAAACTGGGTCTGGACCGCACCGACCCGGTCACCGTGAACGGCGGCACCGAGACCGGAACGGGCAAGGTCACGGTCTCCCCGCGGGACGTGGTCGCCGCCTGTCTGCCCGACCCGGCCGGTCTCGGGGACCGTATGCACGGCAAGACGTGCGCGGGTACGTGGGTCAGGGGCACCAAGGACGGCCGGCCTCGGGAGGTCTACCTCTACCACGTGGTCGACAACCAGTGGTCGATGCGGGAGTACGGCTCCCAGGCCGTGGTCTGGCAGACCGCGATCAACCCCGTGGCCGCTCTCGAACTCATCGCGTCGGGAGCCTGGCACGGCAGCGGAGTGCTCGGCCCCGAGGCACTGCCGCCCCGGCCGTTCCTCGACCTGCTGACGGAGTACGGATCACCGTGGGGCATGCGCGAGGACACGGCCGTACAGGAGGACGGGACCGACAGCCCCGCCCTCTGA